The DNA segment TGTCGGCGATGGCCGCCGCGTACCCCCGGTCCAGCGATACGCGGTCGAAGAGCAGCCGGTACCACATCGGACCGAACACCAGATCGATGAGGAACTCCTCGTCGGGGTGGCTGACCTCACCGCGATCCCGGGCACGCCGGATGATCTTCGCCACCTCCTCGCGGCGCGGGCCGGTCAGCCGCTTCCAGAG comes from the Streptomyces sp. TS71-3 genome and includes:
- a CDS encoding TetR-like C-terminal domain-containing protein; its protein translation is LWKRLTGPRREEVAKIIRRARDRGEVSHPDEEFLIDLVFGPMWYRLLFDRVSLDRGYAAAIADTVAVAARLDGGEAALAP